The DNA region TGTGGCAGGAGAACAGAGGTGGCAGGAGAGGCAGAGCGCCTGGCGaaggcccccagccccggctgcgtCGGAGGGAAGACGAGGTGAGAGGCAGCGCCCGGGGACATGGTCTGGCCGCTCTGGGCACAGGGGCACAGCAGGGATGGGTATGGGGTAACCCCAGAACTGGCCCAGCTGGATGAGGAGGGGGTCTGCTGACTGCACCAAGGTGGGGGACCCTGCCTGGGCTCTCCCCTCCTTGCTCCATCACCTTCTGTCCTGAATCCTGCCCTCCTGGAGGCAGCAGGATGGGTCAGAGCCCTCGCCCAAACCCCGGCCTCCCTGGGGAGCCCGGCTCCCCGCAACTGCTCCTCGGGGGCCGGGCCCCACCACGCTCTGCCCTCGCGCCCCACGGCCTCTCCTCGGAGCCAGGCCGGCGCTGGCGGCTCTTCCAGGCTTGTCCTCTCACGCTCACCTCAATCCCCGGAAAGCTCTGCCCAGCGCCTTTGCTttttgggagaggagggagaagcagcCCCCCACTGCCGAGGGCAGagcgaggggctggagcccacgGCGGGGTGTCCCTGGGCAGGCAGAGTGAGGGTACCCAGGGCCAGCGGGGGCCGGGTCCCCCCTCCCTGATGCCCTGGCAGGTCCCTTGGGGCATGGTGCCAGGACCTGGGGGTCCGGGCAGGGTCCCCCTGGTGTGACGAGTGCCAAGCGGTGGAGCCAGGGGCAGATGGGTCTCCCACTGAGCAGCCCCCGAGTGCCTCTCCCCGGCTTGGAGGAGCATCTTGCCTCAGATGTGCTGGGTCCCCACGGGGTTGGGATGTGCCGccgggcagggctctgcccctaCACCCAGGTGCTGCAGCCTGGACCCTCGCCATGCTCTGGCAAGGGGACAGCCTGGGGCAACCCGGCTGCCTGCGGCTCCAGGAGGacgcccagctctgctccccccgTGCCCTGCGCTGCGGTCCTGTTTCCAGACTGCCTGGAGATGCCGGTCACCAGCGCCGCAGCGAGCAAAAGGGTGACGTGAAGAGATGCCAACCCCGGGCAGCGTCTGGGTGACgtgcggggccgtggggctgccgcCCCTCACCCTCCTGGGTCTCCATGCGGGAGGGCAGGGGCCCGGGGTCCCTGCGGCCAACCCACATCGCCCCTCCAGAGCCAGTAGTCAGCAATGTGTGTTTGAGTCGTGGCTCTGCCGAGCAGCTGAGCTCTGCTTACAGTGTCGCTTTGGGCCAACCGTGTTAACAGTCCTGGTTATAGTAGTGTCCCCTCCCGACCCCGCCGCGCTGCGTAAGCTGCTTCCCACTACTGGAGTCAGGAACCATGGCTTGTAGTCGTGCTCTGGGGCTTGGCTGCTGCCGAGCGGGGCCCACCGGACCCCCGGTGCAGCGGGCAAGGGTCTTGTTCCACGCGGTACTTCCCAGAGTGAGGTCTTCAGTTCTACCCCCTCGTGTTTTGGGACGTCGGGACCAGTCCAGACCACAGGGCTGCTCGGGGACCCCAGCCTGCAGGGCACAGCAGCCCGGCAGGACCCCGTCAGCGTAACCATCAGAGGGGATGTCCAGCACTGCCTTTTTTTCACGGACTTCAACTCCCCTTCCCCGCCCACCCCCGCGTCCCGCTCCATCCCCGTGGTCGGTgtctccccagcagcccctccGGAAGGGGTCTGCAGCCGGGCCGCGTAGTCAGACGTTCCCGGGCTGTGTTTACACTGCGTGATGTAGATGTTTTAGCGGTCATCCTAGGTGTCCCCACAGAGCACGCGAGCCCGCCCGGATGGCACCGAGCACGGCTCCGCTTCTGCCGGCTGCACCGCCGGTGCACCCTCCCCACGCCGCAGCCCCATGCCAGGAGCCAGAGCCACCCTGTGCTCCGGTCACCACCGCGGCGGACCCCTGCCATGAGCCGCGTCAGCTCATGGCCCCAGCGCCCGGTCCCGGCGGGGAGGCAAGAGGGGCGGCTGGaggggccgggggtgccggccGTGCACGCGCGTGCCTCTGCGGCGTGCGTGGGCGCAAGTCTAGCCACCAAAGACCATGATCCTTCACTCTTGCACTCACGGCAGTCGATGTACAGAGCTTGTAGTTTTCATATCGCAGAGAATTTAAAAGCGTTTTTTATTTTTGGTCGTTGTACATAATGGATTTAAATAATAAAGAGAGATTCTGAGCTGGTCTGGGACAGCATCCTTCGGTGCCGCCCACCGACACCCCCAGCGCCCTGCCCGCGGGGACGGGGGGATGCTGCCCTCCCCCTCCTGCTTAAAAGCCGGATCCGATCCTGGCCCTTCCCAGAGCCAGGAGCGGCCGGGGCATCCTCGGGTGCCCGGCGAGGGGCctctccccggccccgcaggcccAGGCAGCGCAGTGGGAGCCCAAAGGCAACAGGTCCCCTCCCGCCCACCCCCGTCCCTTTAGGCCCCGGGAGATTAATGTTTAATCTTTGGttattttccccttccatctCCCTTCCGTTTATTaacctggggggagggggaggtttgATACCGCCTGATTGCAGAGCAGACTCTAGGCATTAACTAGATTAAATGAAGGTCATGCAGTGCGAGATGGGCTGGGGTGCCCGAGCCACAGCAGTCGGGGCGTTTGCGGTGCACAGCCCCATGCGGCGCTGCCAGCGCAGCCAGCACAGGTCTGGGGGCACAGCTTTGCTCTGACCGCACCCCTCcttggcagctcctgcctccgcaccctgccccagcaccatCGGCACGGCGCAGGCAGCCACCCCGCGGTGCCCTGCCGAATCTCCCCACGGCAGCCCCGCTGCGGGGCTGCGTcaccggggcagcccctgcccgcaggaCGCTGGCGGCAGCCCCACCATCAGCAAGAATTAGGCTCTGTGACACACGATGAGATCAGAGCTGATTAGCGGTTTCTTTCTAATTTGATTATTTCAGATTACACAGAAGGCAGCCTGATTAAGAGCGCGTGTAGGCTAAcagtcccctgccccagcacccagctggagGGCCGGGCTGCGCTGCCAGCGCCCGGGCCTGGCTCTGCCCGGCCAGCGAGCCGCTCCGCAGAGCGCGCCGAGGCTGCCGGAAGCAAAAAGAGCATTTTCTTGGGAATACAATTCCCCCTATCTGCCTCATGCCCAGCCACGATTAACCCACCGTCTGTAGGGCTGGGCTGCTCGGGCAGCCGacgcagccggggctggggaggaggcgaAGGGACCTGCTGGCTCCCGGAGCGGGCAGAGCCCTGTGCAGCAGCCCGGCCCCTGCGTTCCCGGCTGCGGCAACGGCAGGTGGGGGATTAGCAGGCAACAAGGCAGAGATTGATTAAACCGGGGTTAGCCGAGATTAAAGGATTATGGCGGGTAAGCGGGAGATTGCCAATCAGTGGCGCGGGCGccagggagggagctgcagggccAGCGGCGGCGGTGCGGGAAGGCTGCCACCGCAGAGCTGCGCCCAGCCGGCGAGTCCTCGGCCCAGCTGGGTGACGGCCATGGGGACGGCGGGAAGCCAAACCTCCCCCTGGCACCCGGGTTCTCGCCTGCACGCGAAGGTGTGCGGGGCACCCCACCTGCACTGCACCCCCGTCACACTgcacagcacccctgcaccccacagctgcaATGCACCCCGGCATCCCACAGCTGCGCTGCACAGCACCCCTACACCCCACAGCTAcagtgcacccctgcaccccacagctctgaTGCACAGCACCTCTGCAACCCCCAGCTGCACCgcacagcacccctgcaccccacagctacagtgcacccctgcaccccccagctGCACTgcacagcacccctgcaccccccagctACAGTGCACCCCTGCAGCCCACAGCTGCACCacacagcacccctgcaccctccagcttcccccccccagctacagtgcacccctgcaccccacagctctgatgcacagcatccctgcacccccccagctgCACCGGCAGAGCACCCCTGCATCCCACAGCTAcagtgcacccctgcaccccacagctctgaTGCACAGCACCTCTGCAACCCCCAGCTGCACCgcacagcacccctgcaccccacagctacagtgcatccctgcaccccacagctgcaccgcacagcacccctgcaccccacagctgccccctcagctacagtgcacccctgcaccccacagctgcaccgcacagcacccctgcaccccacagctgccccctcagctacagtgcacccctgcaccccacagctgcaCTGCACAGCACCCCTGCACTCCACCACTGCTCCCCCAGCTAcagtgcacccctgcaccccacagatGCGTTGCACCgcacagcacccctgcaccccccaacaACATTGCACCCCTGCACTCCCCAGCTGCACCgcacagcacccctgcaccccacagctgcccccccAGCAAcagtgcacccctgcaccccacaacTGCACCgcacagcacccctgcaccccacagctgcccccccAGCAAcagtgcacccctgcaccccacaacTGCAGCgcacagcacccctgcaccccacagctgccccctcagctacagtgcacccctgcaccccacagctgcaccgcacagcacccctgcaccccacagctgccccctcaGCTACAGTGCACCTCTGCACCCCACAGCTGCACCGCACAGCACCCCTGCACTCCACCACTGCTCCCCCAGCTAcagtgcacccctgcaccccacagctgcaccgcacagcacccctgcaccccacagctgcccccccTCCGCCACCCGCGCCCCTCACGCACCCCCCagctcctcgccccgcccccgcagtccccgccccgggctgcGCCCCGCCCACGCGCTCCGGCCGCGCACTCGCTCCATCCTCTCCCTTCACCAATCGGCCGGCTTGGTCCCGCCCTCCCCGCGCTTTTACTGGCTCATCCTCCTTGGGCTCATTCTCATACGATGGCACGGGCCAATGAGCGCCGGCTCCAGCCGTGGCCGGCGGCTGGCtccgcccccgcggccccggaCTACGCGCCCCGGCGAGCCCCGCGCCCGGCGCCCGCGCGGAGCGGAGCGCCTCAAAAGGCCGGCGGGGCGGGTGCGGGCCGCGCTCTCGGTCACCATGAGCGGCAGCGGGGTGaagggggcagcggcggcggccgagcgggAGGAGTTCATGGGCTTCTTCCCGCAGATCGTCCGCGACCTGACGGAGGGCGGCCTCGGGCACCCGGAGGTGGGCGACGCCGTGGCGCGGCTGAAGGAGGTGAGGAagggccgggggccggcgggcccggggTGCTCGCTCCCCGGGTGCTCGCTCCCCGCTGCCCGCTCCTCTCTGCCCGCAGGTGCTGGAGTACAACGCGCCGGGCGGGAAGTGCAACCGCGGGCTGACGGTGCTGGCCGCCTTCCGGGAGCTGGCGACCCCCGGGCAGCAGGACCCGGAGAGCCTCCGGTGCGCCCTGGCCGTCGGCTGGTGCATCGAGCTGGTGAgagcccgggcggggggcggctggggaccccctggggaccccccacgcCCCCTAACCCAGCCTCTCGCAGTTCCAAGCCTTTTTCCTGGTGGCTGATGACATCATGGATGCGTCCCTGACGCGCCGGGGGCAGCTCTGCTGGTACAAGAAGGTGAGAGGGTTCGGGAGGCCCCTGTGCGCTGGGGGAGCGCGGGGGGTCCTGTGGGGTCAGGGTGTTTTCTGACACTTCCCTGCCCTCCCGGCGCAGGAGGGGATCGGTCTGGATGCCATCAACGATGCCTTCCTGCTCGAGTCATCTGTCTACAGGCTGCTGAAGAAGTACTGCGGGGAGCGCCCCTACTACCTGCACCTGCTGGAGCTTTTCTTGCAGGTGAGCCCGGCCCCTGCATCCCCCTCCCGCAGATTTaccttgggccggggctgtttctGGATGTTTGAGGGCGTGTGGATCTCGGACTGTTCCTTAAGTTCCTGGGCATCCTGCCAGACACGCACCCTTCCTTCGTACTCGAAGAGGAGCCGATGTGGGGCTTAGGTTTGGGATTTTCACTGTGCTGTGGGGACTTTCCTGGGGGACGGTGCAAATaaatcctttctttcctctgcagaCTGCCTACCAGACTGAGCTCGGGCAGATGCTGGACCTCATCACTGCTCCTGTTTCCCAGGTGGATTTAAATCGCTTCAGCGAGCAGAGGTAAAGAGACGGAAGGGGACAGGGATGCCAGCCCAGCTGTGGCAGGGTGGCTCTGCTTGCACTCCCTTCCAGACCGTGTAAGAGAGACAGCTGGCTTGCTGAAGTGCTGCTGTCGCCTGCCAGGCTTTGGGGAGCAAGTCTTGCTCACACTGTCAGAGCTTGGGAGCTGGTTTGGAGGGAGATGCTGCTTTTCTCCGGCTGGTCCTGATCTGCAGAGCCCTGGTGGGAGGGGAAGGCCTGGGCTTTGCCACTGAGCGTGGTTCCTCTGCCACAGGTATAAGGCAATTGTTAAGTACAAGACGGCGTTCTACTCCTTCTACCTGCCCGTGGCCGCTGCCATGTACATGGTGAGTTTTATGGAAGCAGCCTCAGGAGGGGCCTGACCCTCGGTACGAGGCTGTTGAGGAGGGCAGGGGGTTTGGGAGATTGGGAGAAGGGTGGAAGGCAGGTTTGGAGGGCTTtattcctttttccccctcttagaCTGGTATTGACAGTAAGGAGGAGCACGACAATGCCAAAGCGATCTTGCTGGAGATGGGCGAATTCTTTCAGATCCAGGTAGGAGGTGGCTCCCCGTCCCTCGGTGCTTGTAAGACGCTGGTTGTGGCGCTCACGTGCTTCCATCTTCGTACAGGATGATTACCTGGACTGCTTTGGGGACCCGGAGCTGATGGGGAAGGTTGGCACTGATATCCAGGACAATAAGTGCAGCTGGCTGGTGGTGGAGTGTCTGCGTCGGGTGACGCCAGACCAGAGGCAGATCCTGGAGGTAACACCACCAGGCTGACAGAAACCCCCTGAAGACGGGGGAGAGGTGGTGTGGACTCCCTCTCTGAGGACGTGGTGTAGGGGGAGCGTAGTGCCGTAACGTACACCCGAAAAGCCCTGTGCCGCCCTGCGTAGCtgcactgtgctgctgcctggctgggagaaGGGTTGGCTGTTGTGAGCAGTTTAAGATGGTAGCAGGGAGAACAAGAGGTGACTCCTGCCGCACTTCGAACGAGCAGCGACGGCAGTGGCCGTAAGCTGGACCTCAGCCTGACTTGTTCTGGTGTTTTCTCAGGAGAACTACGGCTGCAAGGAGCCCGAGAAGGTGGCAAAGGTGAAGGAGCTCTATGAGACTCTGGGCATGAGGGCTGCTTTTCAGCAATACGAGGAGAGCAGCTACCAGCGCCTGCAGGAACTGATCGAGAAGCACACCACCCGCCTCCCCAAGGAGATCTTCCTTGGCCTAGCTCAGAAGATTTACAAGCGGCAGAAGTGATGGTGGGCCTGGCCGTGGACTGCTTAGTCTTTGCTAAGGGTttgcccccctgcctgcagctcctgggcGAGGGTCTGCTGCCCCCCCGTCCGGCGGGTCTCCTGCCgtgggggggggtccgggggctgCTTGTAGACCGTgcggtggggctgcggggggttGTAGATCATCTGCCAGCGTTTGTGTCAATAAACATAAGTTATTGCGGGCGCGTCGCTGCCTGGTGttggctggggcggggggggggggcggtacCGGCACCTCCGCTGCTTTCCGGCtgcaggggctttggggggccGGACTGGagcaccgcccccgccgcctcccgggcggggcggctcccgggcggggcggggcggggccgcggctccTCCCTCCCGCCAGCCGCATTCGCCGCCGCAGCGCGACGaggtgagtggggctggggccggggggctccGCGGGGGCACGGCTGGCTCCGGGCAGCcgcagcggggaggggaaggggcggcTGCACCCCGGCGGCACCGCTCCGGCGCCGGTGGACGCTCGGTGCCGGTCAGAGCCGTCTGCCCGAGGCCGCCGGTGgatgcccggggccggggctctcCCCTCGGCAGGGGAAGGGCCGAGCGGTGcggcaggctgcagcagctgccgtGTCTcggctgcggggggctgccagGTCTGCGGCGTGTTTCTGAGGCCGGGCCAGGGCCGGGCATCGCCTCGCCCCAGCCCTCGGCTGGCCGTGCCCTGGGCTGAGAGCAGTGCCACCCTCCCTTGGCTGGGAGCAACCCGGCTGAGGTTTCCAAGGGCGTTTTCTCCTTGACGGCATCTCTGAGATGCTCCCGACTGCCGAGACCCGGCAGAGGGATTCAGTCCTGCTGCTGCGGACGCCTGGAGCGGCCAGAGCTTCCTCGGACCACGCTCAGGTCGTGCTCCGGGGATCAGCTGCCGGCTCCCCGGCCACCAGCAAccggctgcagcccctgcctggccGGTCAGGCCCGAGCTCAGTGGGGAGCTGCGGGGCAGCCCCTCTCCGCTTGGCGTATTCCCGTCTCTGAACCCACAGGCCCTCGCGCCGGTCGCCTGCAGCCGGCCCTTCCCCGCTCGGTGGCTGCCGCAAGGTCACCACCCTCCCTCTCGCCCTGTCCGTTCCTCTCCAGGTTTGTGCCGCCACGTTCTCCCCCGCCGACTGAAAGGGCGTTTGGTGTTTGCAGGGAGCTGGATGGTCTGAAGAGAGGAGCTGTGGGGCTCTCCGAGGAGCCCTGGCACTACCAGTGAGACAGCATCATGCTGGCTCCGAAGAAAGGCCTGCTGTGCAACCTCAACCACATCCATCTGCAGCATATCTCCCTGGGGCTGCACCTCTCCCGGCACCCAGAGCTCCAAGAGACCTCTGCCTCCATGGGCGGAGGAGACCAGACCGGCTGCAGCGACTGCCCGGAGAACTGTGAGCAAGTGGATGCCAATTCCAACAATCCCTCCTTGAAATGCCGGTGTTGCGAGTCCCACACTCAGCAGCCGGTGACGTTGGGTCTCCAGAACCAGGCAGCTCAAGAGGATTTCCCCTGCCTGCATGCTGGAGGGAAGGTGGCTTCCCCTTGTGATCCCCCTTGTGAtctggcttcctcctcctcctcctcctcctctgtcagtAGCTGCTCGGATTTCAGCTTGGATGACTCCCCGGTCTCCGTGTACTGCAAGGGGTTCTCCAGAGAAGAGTCCCAGTCCCCTGAAAATCAGCCCAACGTCATTCCCGTAGAAGATGCCCGGGATGGCCAGTTGTTGGCTGACCAGAGTAGGACGTGTGATGGAAGAGACACCAACCTCAACCCGCCGGTGCTCCAGAGATCGGACGCCTTGGCTGGAGGGAGCCCGGACAGCCTTTGCAG from Calonectris borealis chromosome 29, bCalBor7.hap1.2, whole genome shotgun sequence includes:
- the FDPS gene encoding farnesyl pyrophosphate synthase — encoded protein: MSGSGVKGAAAAAEREEFMGFFPQIVRDLTEGGLGHPEVGDAVARLKEVLEYNAPGGKCNRGLTVLAAFRELATPGQQDPESLRCALAVGWCIELFQAFFLVADDIMDASLTRRGQLCWYKKEGIGLDAINDAFLLESSVYRLLKKYCGERPYYLHLLELFLQTAYQTELGQMLDLITAPVSQVDLNRFSEQRYKAIVKYKTAFYSFYLPVAAAMYMTGIDSKEEHDNAKAILLEMGEFFQIQDDYLDCFGDPELMGKVGTDIQDNKCSWLVVECLRRVTPDQRQILEENYGCKEPEKVAKVKELYETLGMRAAFQQYEESSYQRLQELIEKHTTRLPKEIFLGLAQKIYKRQK